The following proteins come from a genomic window of Dreissena polymorpha isolate Duluth1 chromosome 1, UMN_Dpol_1.0, whole genome shotgun sequence:
- the LOC127867082 gene encoding uncharacterized protein LOC127867082, which translates to MPANLCKWQNVHLPYKTMMLSGLLMICVLCCGWFFIGVDSVSIILMENRTSATIVELTCYFESEIDVAVGFYLKDGSKQFTRTIAIGGDMGNCMITPLPDNVTCHCVTKRQVKCALFNLKNEQQAWKCAIPNNGVGLFSNIVYIPDPNVTNKPDKQKNPLTISPLVLSHLDTNQDDQVQSLITDCKGQESSQLFMTYVAVGILLCVLAIAIAIILKRRQLKATNCRSTTDVEQLQESSQDKQCRMEYVSPLLPLLNEMSRYPGRTV; encoded by the exons CAAATGGCAGAACGTCCACCTACCCTATAAAACAATGATGTTATCAGGACTCTTGATGATTTGTGTCCTCTGTTGTGGCTGGTTTTTCATCG gggTAGATTCTGTTAGCATCATTTTAATGGAAAATCGTACAAGTGCAACAATTGTAGAGCTCACCTGCTACTTTGAAAGTGAGATAGACGTAGCTGTGGGGTTTTACCTCAAGGACGGTTCAAAACAATTTACAAGGACAATTGCAATAGGGGGCGACATGGGAAACTGTATGATCACCCCTCTACCTGACAATGTTACATGTCATTGTGTGACCAAGAGACAAGTTAAGTGTGCCTTGTTCAACCTAAAAAATGAGCAGCAAGCATGGAAATGCGCTATTCCCAACAACGGCGTTGGATTATTTAGCAACATTGTCTACATACCAG ACCCAAATGTCACCAACAAACCGGACAAGCAGAAAAATCCACTAACGATCAGTCCACTTGTTCTATCTCATCTCGATACAAATCAAGATGACCAGGTCCAAAGTCTTATAACGGATTGTAAAG gtcagGAATCTTCTCAATTATTTATGACATATGTTGCTGTTGGTATTTTGCTTTGCGTATTGGCAATAGCAATTGCTATCATTCTGAAACGACGTCAATTGAAAGCCACGAATTGTAGATCAACAACTGATGTTGAACAACTTCAGGAATCGTCCCAAGACAAACAATGTCGTATGGAATACGTCTCTCCTCTTCTTCCATTATTAAATGAG atGAGCCGTTACCCAGGACGAACAGTTTAA